The following is a genomic window from Clostridium sp..
TTGGCGAATTCATCTTCCTCATACAACAACTCCAGATTCCTATCCTCCGTATTCTTCAATTCCTCTTTTTTTACTTCAATAGATTTTCCCAGCCTGTTCATCAACTTCAAATCATACTTTAAATTGCTGTAGAGCTTATTTTCATCTTCCGAGATTTCCCTCTTTATACTTTCAATTTTGATATCTATAACTTTAATGTTCTTCTCTATATTATTGAGTTTTTCCTTTATAATCATATAATTCTTCTTCTCTTCTTCAAACTCTTTTTTGATTTTTTTCATATGATTCAAGTTCTCATCATTCTTGGGCTTCTTTTCTGAATTTTTTACTATTTGTATGTTCTCCTGAATTTGAATTAATAGATCTAGCATATAATAAATTCCTCCTTATTTTCAATTTGCTTGTTTCAAGATAAATGGGGACAAAAAAAGTAGAAATGAACATATAATTCACTTCTACTTATCACTTATATTTGTACGGATCTGCATTTGTCTTAGACAAAATAACATTATTTTGAAATCCCATAGCTTCTATTCTATTCTTCAAATAATCTGCTACCCTGGAAATAGCTGGCCACTCAGTTCCAAAATGTCCTGCATCTATGACAGCTATACCTTCTTCATTAAAATCACTTACATAATGATAGGTTGTATCTCCTGTTATAATACAATCTGCCCCCAACATTTTTGCCTTGTAAAAATAGTCCTTTCCACTTCCATTTATAACAGCAACCTTTTTTATGATTTTATTGTCATCTCCAACATATCTCAAATGCTTGATTTGTAATTTTTCCTTTACTTGAACACAGAGTTCTGCTAGGGTAATAGAACTTTCAAGCTCTGAAAACCTTCCTATTCCTGAATGTGATGTAAAATAATCCCTGTCAATGCAGCAGTGTTCAATAATACTGGAGTTTTTAAAATTCAGCATCTGCATTATTATATCATTCAAGCCCCCAAAAGTAGAATCCAGATTAGTATGACTTGAATATACATTTATATCATTTTTTATAAGTTTAATTATCTTAAGTCCGGTAAGCGTATCTGTGGTTATTGATTTAGGTTTTGAAAACAGGAGTGGATGATGGGTAAAAATAAGATTGCAGCCGTTATTTTTTGCCTCTTCAATTACCTCCAGAGTGCAGTCCAGTGAAACCAGAACAGACTTAACTTCATTTTTCATGTTTCCTATCATCAAGCCGACATTATCATAGTCTTCCTTCAATCTTGAAGGTGCATATTGTTCCATTATGTCGTGTATATCCTTTACTTTCAGAGGCATTTAATCAACTCCTGTAATCTAATTATCTTTCTCTCCAAATCTGACTTTTTCTTTTTGGCAGACTTGCTTTCTTCCCCTATATAACCAAGTATATTTTCATACTTTTGTATCTTTCGGTTTATAAATTTTGCGAGAAGTGGATGTTTCTTTTCCAATAATTTTTCACCGACTTCATAAAATATACAGTCTGATTTTCTTATATTGTTACCATACTCTATTTTTATTATCTCATAAAATATATTTTCGTCAATACACAAATCTTCATCAATTATTTTAAATCCTGCATTATATATGTACTTTCTAAGTACCTCGGGATTTTGAACAGGCTGGAGTATAAAATTTTTAGCACTTTTAAATACAGAAATATTCTCATTTATTATGTCTCTTATGAGATTCCCGCCCATTCCTGCAATTACAATCACCTGGGCCTCTCCCGATGTTATGGTATTAAGACCGCTTCCAAGCCTGCACTCTATTTTATCCTGCAGTCCTTCCACCCTTATGTTTATATTGGCCTTGTTTATCGGGCCCTTGTTTATGTCTGACGCTATTGCCCTGCTGCATATGTTGTTTTTCACAAGATATACTGGAATATATGCATGATCGGTACCTATATCAGCCATACAATCGCATCTGTCCACCATATCACATATACTTTTCAATCTTAAACTGAGATTCATGTTTTATCTCCATTTCCAATGATCTAAAATTCTATTTAAAAGTTAATATTACTCTCATCTGCATCATTAAAAACACAACAGCTGCTATTATGGCTATGAGCATAAACTTATAGGAAGACTTTCTGTCGTATTTTGCATATAAGAAACCTGCATAATACATACAAAACAATATAGCCATATTAAGCAGGCCGTAACTCATCTGTTTAAATGCAAACTGCTTTCCCGTTCCGAATTTTTCAGGTGTAAAATCCGTATTGAATGTCAAAGGCATTCTTGCTGGAATTGTATTGCTGAAATACATTATTATAGGATTTAGGGTAATTATAATTACAACTACTGCTGCTATTGAAAAAAGCAGTAGAAATTTCCTGTCCCTTTTGATGCCTGGGGTTTTCACAGCACTGTTTTCCCAGCTTGATTTTTTTACACCCCTGAACTCGATTTGTTTTTCAAAATCGTCAAAATCATCAGGTGAAATGCCGTAATTGGCAGTAATGGTATTTAAATATATTATATTTTTCATAGAGGTAACAAACATATATGTAGTTCCAATTTTATCTATAAAGGATTTACCAATGGCAAAATTATTTTTTCCATGCCCCGACAATTTTACACCTTTTATATGTCCATGAGATTTTTGATATGCATTAATCGAAGAAAAAGGTATCCTCTCTTTCTTCAATCCAAATATACTGTTTATATATACAGCCGATTCATCTATAGAATAGCTGAGAGTCCTGCATAGGGCAATATAATAGATCTCATATATATTGAATATTATCAAAGTCAATTTTAAGAGATTTGACAGTTCATAGGAATCTATAAAATAGTAAATCAGCAAAAATATGATATTGTACAGCACAGTTATTCCCAAAATGTAATATATTCCCATACCCTTTGCAGATTTATAATTTTTCAAACCATCACCTCCCTGAATACAATTATAACATATATCTGATTTCAGTTATAATTAAAAGCACCTTTACAGGGTGCTTTAATCCAGATAATCCTTTAATTTTTTGCTTCTGCTTGGATGTCTCAGCTTTCTGAGTGCCTTTGCCTCTATCTGTCTTATTCTCTCTCGTGTAACGTTGAATTTTTTCCCCACCTCTTCCAAAGTCCTGGCTCTGCCGTCATCAAGTCCGAATCTCAATCTCAGCACTTTTTCCTCTCTTGGAGTTAAGGTGTCAAGTACATTTATAAGCTGTTCCTTGAGCATGGTAAAAGCTGCAGCTTCTGCAGGGGCTGGTGCCTCATCATCCGGTATAAAATCTCCAAGATGGCTGTCTTCCTCTTCACCAATAGGTGTCTCCAATGATACTGGTTCCTGGGCTATTTTCATTATTTCTCTTACCTTATCCACCGGCATTTCCATTATTTTTGCCACTTCTTCAGGCTGCGGCTCTCTTCCAAGTTCCTGGAGGAGCTGTCTTGAAACCCTTATAAGCTTATTTATTGTTTCTACCATATGAACAGGTATCCTTATGGTCCTGGCCTGGTCTGCAATAGCTCTAGTTATAGCCTGCCTTATCCACCATGTAGCATAGGTACTGAATTTAAATCCCTTTCTGTAATTGAATTTTTCCACTGCCTTTATAAGTCCCAGATTTCCTTCCTGAATAAGATCCAGAAACAGCATTCCCCTGCCAACATATCTCTTGGCTATACTGACAACTAATCTTAAATTTGCCTCTGCCAACTTTTTCTTCGCAATTTGATCTCCATTTTCAATCCTCTGTGCCAGATCAACTTCCTCTTCAGGAAGAAGCAGGGGCACTTTCCCTATTTCTTTCAAATACATTCTAACAGGATCATCTATTGCTACTCCCTCAGGTACGGACAGATCCAAATTCTTATCTTCTTCTGCATCTTCATGCATGTCACCTATTACTTCAATACCCATAGATTCCAGCACTTCATATATCTTCTCTATTTGTTCCGGATTTAAGTCCACTTCTTCCAGTTCATTCATTATTTCTTTGTAAGTTAGGCTGTTAGTCTTCTTACCTTTTTCTATAAGTTTTTTGACTATCTGCATTTTTGAACTTTTATCCTTCATTTTTTTGCCTCCCTTAACCATTACTGTATTTCACCAATCCTTTTTTGAATTTTTATAAGTTCCTGTGCCAATTTAAGTGATTCATCAAATTTTCCCTGGATTTCATACTGCTTTATCCTATCAATAACCCTTAATTTATATTGTTCCAATCTATGTTTTTTTATCTTGTTTACAAAACTATCTACCATATATTTATAATCATAATTTCCATATATAATCTGCGTATCCAATATATTGACCCATTCTTTGGATGTATCAACATCATTGCATTTAGCTTCTATATGAACAATTCTATGTGATTTATCCAAACTCGAACTTTCAAAAATATATTTATAAATTTTTTTATGACTTTCAAGTATTAGTTCATCTTCATTTAAATTGTCCCGTACATATTTCAATGCATCATTGTCCTGCAATATCAATTTGAGAAGTGACCTCTCCGCTTTTAAATATGCAGGTTCTAAATATAATTTTTGTCCAAAATACTCATCTGTATTCATATTTGAAGCTTTTTTTGTATTTTTTTGAATATTTCCATTTAGCATGTCATAAAGTACCTGAAGCCTTATTCCGGTTTCTTCAGATAACTTTTTTATATAGATTTCATTTTCTATTGGATCAACATCTTTTAGTACAGTTAAAACACGTTCAGTATATTTTATTTTACTCTCATAATCATCTGGATTTAAACTCTTTCTGATACTTTCAATTCTATAGTCTGTAAGTGGAAGGGATTTTTCAACCAATTTCAAGAATTCCTCTTTCCCATTTTTCCTGATAAATTCATCCGGATCTTTCCCACTTGGTATCATAAGAACTCTTACATCCAGTCCGGCATTTTTCAGTATGTTCAATCCCCTTAAAGTCGCCATCTGTCCTGCAGTATCTGCATCATAAGCTATTATTACCCTATCCGCATATCTCTTCATGAGCTTTGCCTGACCTGTAGTAAGGGCAGTACCTAAAGATGCCACAGTATTTGTAATACCACCCTGATGAAGTGATATGCAGTCCATATATCCTTCTACCATGATCAAGCTTTTAGATGTATTGTCTTTTATTGCAAAATTCAATCCGTATAGATTAGTACCCTTTTTAAATAGAGCAGTTTCTGGAGAATTCAAATACTTAGGTTTTGAATCATCCATAACCCTTCCTCCAAATCCTATAATCCTCCCTCTATAATCAAATACCGGAAAAATTATCCTATTCCTAAATCTATCATAATAATTTCCCTGACGATTTTTTATTATAAGTCCATCCGATAACATATCCAGTTCAGTAAAACCCTTTCTCTTTAAATATCTGAGCATGGCATTCCAGCTGTCAGCAGAATATCCCAGCCCAAATTTTCTCATGGTATTTACTGTTATTTCCCTATTCAAAAGATAATTCCTTGCTCTTTCATTCCTATTAAGACAGGAAAAAAAATATCTGGCAGCTTCAACATTCAATCTATATAATTTTTCAAAACTATTTCCTCTGCTCCCGTTTTTATTCCCATCATACTCCAAATCTATGTTTGCCCTTTCAGCTAATAGCTTAACTGCCTCCGGAAAGCTCATGTTTTTTGTCTTCATGACAAAGGTTATGACATTTCCCGCTTCCCCACACCCAAAACATTTATATATCTGTTTTTCTTCAGATACGCTGAAGGACGGAGTTTTTTCATGGTGAAAAGGGCATAACCCCACATAATTTCTTCCGGTTCTTTTTAACTTTACAGTTTCAGATATTACATCAACTATATTATTTTCATCCTTTACTTTTTGAATGACATCTTCCGATATCACAAAGCAACTACCACCTATCTGAAATTATTGTACCAAGTTTTAATATATTCGACAGAAAATATTATATTCCTGCTTTATATTGTATTTTTTATTTTTTTAACTTGTTAATCTACTATATATATTCTTTACAAATACTAAATATCCTTCAACAAATAAAATATTTAATACGAACATTTCTATTTTACCCATATGCTATTAAAAAATATTCCTAATATACCATATTTTTAGGTATGTATATGTCATTGAACAACATCAAACAATAATCATCACTCATCCCTGATATATAATCAGTTACCCCCCTTAAAAGTCCTTCCATTTCGACTATCTTTCTATAAAACCCGGGCATTTTATCGGGATATTTATAAAAGTGATTGAATACCTGCCTTAATACAAACTTTGCCTTTTGTCTTTCCTCCTTGAGGAAATTGCCATGATATATTTCTTCAAACATGAAATTTCTAAGTTCATCCAAAGCCTTAAATACCTCGCTGCTCAACGAAACTTTCATTATTCCCTTTTTAATATTCTCTATAGTTGTATATATGCAGTCGGTAACCAATGTATTAATTCTCTCGCTGTTTGTTTTTCCAAGAATGCATCTGGGATTTTGCGGCAGATCGTCTGACTTCAAAATACCTGCCCTTATTGAATCGTCTATATCATGATTTATGTAAGCTATTTTATCACTGTACTTAACTACCTGTCCTTCAAGGGTAAATGCCGCTATTTCAGGATTTGAAAATCCACTGTGTTTTAAGACACCGTCCAGCACTTCCCTGGTCAAATTAAGTCCTTTTCCGTCTTTTTCTATTCTCGTCAATACTCTTATACTGTTTTCAGTATGTTTAAAACCTCCGGGGACTAATTCATTCAGCACCTCTTCGCCGCTGTGTGCAAAAGGTACATGTCCTATATCATGCGCCATGGCTATAGCTTCTATCAAATCTTCATTCAAGCCAATTCCCTTGCCTATAGTTTTACCGATCTGATTTACTTCCAGCGTGTGGGTAAGCCTTGTTCTATAATGATCCCCATATACTCTTATATATACCTGTGTCTTATGCTTGAGCCGTCTAAATGATTTACTGTGGATGATCCTGTCCCTGTCAACCATAAACGCAGTTCTTATGTTGTCACTTTCTTCATATTCATATCTTCCTTTCGTCCTGCAGGAAAATGCTGCCTGAGGTATCAATATCAATTTTTCCTTTTGTTCTATCTGCTCTCTTATTAGCATATAAATCACCCTAGATTATTAATTCTACTTTTACTTTCAAAATTCCTTTTTAATGATAATGTATAATGTAAAAAAATATTTAATATTATTATAGAGAAGTATTTTTTAAGGGGTCTGGTAAATGGATATAAATTTATTATCTGAAGAAAATGTAAAAAAATACGTACTTCCCTATTATGATCTTCAGAATGCTGATATAAATAGAATAAAATTCAAGAATACAGAAAAACAGAGAGCCGTATATAAAGTGGATCATTCAGGTAAGAGCTATTGTTTAAAAAAAGTATATTTTGATGAAGCTGAACTTCTATTTGTATATTCTGCAGTAGAATGGCTTTACAGAAATAATATAAATGTTCCCAGAATTCTAGCTACAAATAACCATGGCAGATTTGTAAAATATGAAAATATGCTTTTTATACTCACTCCATGGATATTAGGTGAAAAATGCAATTATGACAGTATAAATGATGTAATCGCTGCAATTTCAAATTTGTCCCATATGCATAATGCGAGCAGAAATTTCAGTCCCATTTCTGGAAGCAGTATAAGAAAAAATTTTGAACACATAAGTCTATCTTTCCAAAAACACCTTAATCAACTTTTAAATTGTTCAAATTTAGCTTTCCATCATGATGACAATTTTTCAGAGCTGTTTATGGAAAATTTCGACGAAAATTACATTCTGGCTGAAATATCTTCCAAGATATCACAGACTATAGATTATGACAAATTACATTCGTCACTGTGTCATCTTGATTATGTAAATAAAAATATAATATTTGATAGCAGCAGAAATATCTGGATAATAGATTTTGACAAATGTACTACGGCACACTGCTCTCATGATATATCCTATTTTTTGAGAAGATTTTTAAAAAGGACAAATACAAACTGGAACCTGGATTATGCAGAAGCCTGTCTGGAAGCCTATGAGGAAAATTCCCCCCTGAATTTGGACGATTACAAGTATATAATTTCATATTTGTCTTTTCCTCAAAAATTTTGGAAAATATCACGGGATTATTACAATAATATAACCAAGTGCAATCACAATTCTTTTTTTTATATACTTAAAAAAACATCAGATAATACAGCTGCGCAGTTAGAATTCATAATTCAATTTGGAAAATATGTTGAAAAAAAATTTAATACAATGCTGAAGTAAACTTGAAAAACGCCATAAAATAAATTTTACGGCGTTTTAATATATAACTTTTTAATATTTATCTAGGATTTTTCACCTGTGCCTGAGCTGCTGCAAGTCTTGCCAGAGGAACTCTAAACGGTGAACACGAAACATAATCAAGTCCTATATTGTGACAGAACTCTACAGATGATGGATCTCCTCCATGTTCTCCACATATTCCAAGATGTATGTCAGGTCTTGTCTTTCTTCCCAGCTTGACTGCTATATCCACCAGCTTTCCTACACCCTTCTGGTCCAGTCTCTGGAATGGATCGAATTCATATATCTTATTATCATAATAATAATTCAGGAATTTTCCAGCATCATCCCTTGAAAAACCGAATGTCATCTGAGTCAGGTCATTTGTTCCAAAAGAGAAAAATTCAGCTTCCTCCGCTATTTCATCTGCTGTAATAGCAGCTCTAGGTATTTCTATCATAGTACCAACCTTGTACTTTAAATCAATTCCAGATTTCTCTATTATTTCATCTGCAACTCTTACAATTATATCCTTAACATACTTCAATTCCTTGAGTTCTCCCACAAGAGGTATCATTATCTCAGGAACAATATCATATCCTTTTCTCTTCTTAACATCTATTGCGGCCTCGATTATAGCCCTGGTCTGCATTTCCCCTATTTCAGGATATGAAACTGTAAGTCTGCATCCCCTGTGTCCCATCATAGGATTGAATTCATGAAGTGATTCTATTGTTGACTTTAATTCCTCAAAACTTATATTCATTTCCTTTGCCAGACCTTGTATATCTTCATCCTCTGTCGGCAGGAATTCATGAAGAGGAGGATCCAGAAATCTAATTGTAACGGGTCTTCCTTCCATTGCCTCATATATACCTATAAAATCCTCTTTCTGCATAGGAAGTATACTGTTCAGTGCCGCCCTTCTCTGTTCTTCATTATTTGATACTATCATCCTTCTAACAGCTGGTATTCTATCTTCATCAAAGAACATATGCTCTGTTCTGCAGAGTCCTACACCTTCCGCACCAAATTTAACTGCCTGTGCTGCATCTCTTGGAGTATCCGCATTTGTTCTTACCTTTAATTTTCTAATACTATCAGCCCATCCCATGAATATTCCAAAATATCCCGTTATTTCCGGTGCAGTTGTCTTTATTGCTTCTCCATATACATTTCCAGTGCTTCCATCCAGTGATATGTAATCACCCTCTTTATAAGTTTTGCCAAGCACTTCAAGTATCTTTTCAGTTTCATTTACATTTATATCTCCACATCCTGCCACGCAGCATCTACCCATGCCTCTTGCTACAACCGCTGCATGGGATGTCATTCCACCCCTTACTGTAAGTATTCCTTCTGCTGCCACCATCCCTTCTATATCTTCAGGAGATGTTTCAAGTCTTACAAGTATTACCTTTTCACCCTGATCATGATGCTTTTTTGCGGAATCCGCTGTAAAATAAATCTTTCCGCAGGCAGCTCCTGGTGATGCAGGAAGTCCAGTTGCAATTACAGCAGCTTTTCCCAGTTTATTTTTATCAAAATTAGGATGCAGAAGAGTATCAAGCTGTTTAGGTTCAACTTTCAAGAGAGCTTCCTCTTTAGTTATAAGGCCTTCATTTACCATATCAACTGCTACCTTAAGTGCAGCCTGTGCAGTTCTTTTTCCATTTCTAGTCTGTAGAAAATACAATTTTCCCTGCTCTATGGTAAACTCCATATCCTGCATATCCTTATAGTGCTTTTCAAGATTATGTGCAATCTTGACAAACTGATCATAACATTCAGGAAGATCCTCTTCCAATTTGGCTATTGGCTGGGGAGTTCTTACACCTGATACAACATCTTCACCCTGGGCGTTTATAAGATATTCACCAAATATATTTTTTTCTCCCGTCGCCGGATTTCTTGTAAAAGCAACTCCGGTACCTGAAGTATTTCCCATATTTCCAAACACCATGCATTGAACGTTTACAGCAGTCCCCCAGTCCCCAGGAATATCATTCAGCCTTCTATATACTACTGCCCTTGGGTTCTCCCATGATCTGAATACCGCCGTAATGGCTTCAATAAGCTGTTCTCTTGGATCCTGCGGGAAGTCACTTCCTATATCATCCTTGTATATTTTTTTAAATCTTGCAATTGCATTTTTCAAATCTTCCGCAGTTAATTCTGTATCGTACTTTATTCCCTTGGAATCTTTTATTTCATCAAGCACATCTTCAAATTTTCTCTTTTCAATTCCCCTGACAACATCTGAAAACATCTGGATGAACCTTCTATAAGAATCATATGCAAATCTCTCATTATTTGTAAGCTTGGCTACTGCCTTTACCGAATCATCGTTTAATCCCAGATTCAATATTGTATCCATCATTCCAGGCATTGAGACTCTTGCTCCTGATCTTACTGAAACAAGCAAAGGATTGTCCAAACTTCCAAACTTCTTTCCTGTAGTCTCTTCAAGCTTTTTCAGGCTTGAGTAGATTTGATCTGTAATTTCATCATTTATTTTTTTCTTGTCTTCATGGTATTTGGTACATGCCTCTGTAGTTACAGTAAACCCATGTGGAACAGGTATTCCCAAATTAGTCATTTCTGCCAGATTGGCACCTTTCCCTCCAAGCAGATTCCTCATACCAGCATTTCCTTCACTGAAAAGATAAACATATTTTTTTCCTTCCATGAAATGTACATCCCCTTCTCTATAATATTTGCATTCAACTATATTGATTATATATAAACGGAATAACCCGTTTACTTGCCTTAATTATTTGTTTTTTCCCATTTTTACAAAGAGTCTTGTTATATTTGTTTTTGAAATCTTTCCCACTATCTTGAGTTTATCTTTAGAATCATTTTTAAACTTTTCAACTACTGGAAGGCTATCTACTTCATGTTCGATAATCTTCCGGGCTGCCAGATAAGCAGAATCCTTTCTCTCTACAAATATTATGTTAGGCATTCTGGTCATTATTATTCCAACAGGTACTTTGCGCATGTCAGTACCCCCTATAGCTATTTTCAAGAAATCCTTACGTGAAACAGCTCCGGTCAGGATACCTTCATTCTCTATAAAAAGAGTCCCAACATCATTTAAAAATAAATTGACTACTGCATCATATATATTAGTATTCTCATCAACCACAATTGGTTTTGACATTATGTTCTCAACACTTATATTCCTTATATAATCATATAAAAGACTATATGAAGGTTTTTTTGAATATATATAACCAACCTTTGGCTTAGCTTCCAATATTCCTGTCATAGTTAATACTGATAGATCCGATCTAAGTGCCGCTCTCGTAACTCCAACTCTGTCTGCTAGCTGCTCACTTGTTATAGGTGCATTTTCCTTGACTAATTCTATTATTTTATTTTGTCTGTTTGAAAATTTAATACCATCCACCTTCTTTCCACATAGTAAGCCATTGTTGAAAATCTACAGATTCAAATTTGCTTTTAAAGTTATTATACCACATATATATAATAAATAGTATAGCATTTTTATTTTTGTTCATACATTAATACATCTAGCCTAACAATATACTTTGCACTGTTCTGTTATAACTATATGCAATATGTGTTACACTAATTAAAATCCATATTATAGAAATAATTCCCCAATATTGTCCCGCCATAAATTGGCGGGACAATACCTAGCTCCTAATTTTCATTTTTATCTTCATTATCATCTTTTTTATCCTTACTATCATTATCATCTGTATCTATATCATCAAACTTTACAGTATACCTATAGGTAGTTTCATCACTGTGCTTTTTTGCAAATTTGTCTTTTACTGATGCAGCTGTATCGAAAACTTTGTCTTTAACATCATTTACAGTAGTTTTGACTCCATTTTTGATTATCTTGTTGACTACTTCCACGGTTCCGTCATCTTTAGTTATTTCTATAGTCACCTTTGTAAATACGGCTGTAAGTATTCCAATGGCAATCAGCGGCGGCCATACAAGTGCCGTAAGAGTAGCTACAATACCTGCGTTTACAGGAATATCTACAACAACTTTATCATCCCGCTTTATTTTTATTCTGTTTACATTGCCTTTTTTTACTGTATCTTTAAGCCATTCCATGAATTCATCCCTGGTAGTATAAATACTGTCCTTTGCAGTTTTCTTATTGTTTTCAATGTATATAAGAGCATCCACCACATTTCCATCACATGCTTCAAGTGCTTCCTTTGCATCGGCATAGCTTACACCAGTTCTTTCCCTTATAATATCGATTTTCTCCAATGTTATTTCACTCATTTTATCCTCTCCTCTTAATAATTTATTCTTTTATACTAGAGATGTAATTTAAAGTTTCAAGACTTTTGGGTTTTCTAAAGTAATTCTGAGATATAATAAGTTTAAGAATTCCATATATCTCACCTTTTATTTCCCTTGACAAATTTATCCTATATACTTTTTCAAGTGGTATTTTTGAAATATATTTGAGAGCATTAAAAGAAGCGTTCTTTACTGGCAGGCCGCCTGTTTTCTCGCATTCATCACATATACCTCCCAGATACTGCATGCTCAAATAATTGGAAGTATTTATCTTCTTTCTGCATATTGCACAATTTTCAAAATTTATTCCATAACCTGTAGCTTCCAGAATCTTTAGTTCAAAAGCTCTTGCAAGGGTTTCCATATCAACAGCATTATTTTTCATAAGATAAAGTGCAGTGACTAAATTTACAAACAAAAATCTGCTGCTTTCATGATCCTCCATTGCTATGTCAATTAATTCGCAAAAGTAAGATGCATAAGTTAAAGTATCCAAATCTCCAAGGAGATTCTGGAAGGAGTCTATTATACTGCCTTCATCTATAATATAAAACTTTTTTCCCCTGTAAAGTATATAATCACCATAACAGAACTGAAGTGTTGCAGAAAAAAGTTTATTTCTAGTTTTCTTTGCTCCTCTAACTATTGTAGATATTTTCCCCAATTCCTCAGTAAATAACCAGACAATTTTGTCATTTTCCCTTATATCCTGAGTCTTGATTATAACTGCACGTGTTTTTAATATAGTCAGAAAACCATCTCCCAATTTTTATTGTTTGTACCCAAGTTCTCTCAAAAGTCCACTGCTGTCTCTCCATTCCTTTTTAACTTTTACCCATATATTCAAGTACACTTTTGAATCTAGAAATTTCTCCATATCCTGCCTTGCATATGTGGATATCTTTTTTAGCATAAGCCCGCCCCTGCCTATTATTATTCCCTTGTGGGACATTTTCTCACATAGTATGGTGGCCTCTATATTGTAAATACCCTTTTTATTTTTTTTCATCGACATTATTTCAACAGCTATACCATGAGGTACCTCTTCAGACAATAATTTAAGAGCCTTTTCTCTTATAATTTCAGATATTATAAATCTTTCCTGTTTATCTATTATCATATCGTCAGGATAATATTTAGGTCCTTCTTTCATGTACTTTACTATGAGACTTTTAAGTTCCTCTATATTATTGCCTTTAAGTGCAGAAATAGGTATGTATTCTTTAAAATCAAATTCTTCCGAATACACTTTGAGAGTTTGGGCCACTTTATCCTGGGAATTCTCATCCACCTTGTTTAATACGAAAAATACCGGCACTTTGAATCCCTTCAAATCCTGCAATATACGTCTGTCTCCATTTTTCACCTTTCCTTCAGGCGTGGTCAGGAACAACACAAGATCCACATCTTTTAGT
Proteins encoded in this region:
- the ppdK gene encoding pyruvate, phosphate dikinase: MEGKKYVYLFSEGNAGMRNLLGGKGANLAEMTNLGIPVPHGFTVTTEACTKYHEDKKKINDEITDQIYSSLKKLEETTGKKFGSLDNPLLVSVRSGARVSMPGMMDTILNLGLNDDSVKAVAKLTNNERFAYDSYRRFIQMFSDVVRGIEKRKFEDVLDEIKDSKGIKYDTELTAEDLKNAIARFKKIYKDDIGSDFPQDPREQLIEAITAVFRSWENPRAVVYRRLNDIPGDWGTAVNVQCMVFGNMGNTSGTGVAFTRNPATGEKNIFGEYLINAQGEDVVSGVRTPQPIAKLEEDLPECYDQFVKIAHNLEKHYKDMQDMEFTIEQGKLYFLQTRNGKRTAQAALKVAVDMVNEGLITKEEALLKVEPKQLDTLLHPNFDKNKLGKAAVIATGLPASPGAACGKIYFTADSAKKHHDQGEKVILVRLETSPEDIEGMVAAEGILTVRGGMTSHAAVVARGMGRCCVAGCGDINVNETEKILEVLGKTYKEGDYISLDGSTGNVYGEAIKTTAPEITGYFGIFMGWADSIRKLKVRTNADTPRDAAQAVKFGAEGVGLCRTEHMFFDEDRIPAVRRMIVSNNEEQRRAALNSILPMQKEDFIGIYEAMEGRPVTIRFLDPPLHEFLPTEDEDIQGLAKEMNISFEELKSTIESLHEFNPMMGHRGCRLTVSYPEIGEMQTRAIIEAAIDVKKRKGYDIVPEIMIPLVGELKELKYVKDIIVRVADEIIEKSGIDLKYKVGTMIEIPRAAITADEIAEEAEFFSFGTNDLTQMTFGFSRDDAGKFLNYYYDNKIYEFDPFQRLDQKGVGKLVDIAVKLGRKTRPDIHLGICGEHGGDPSSVEFCHNIGLDYVSCSPFRVPLARLAAAQAQVKNPR
- a CDS encoding helix-turn-helix transcriptional regulator; the protein is MDGIKFSNRQNKIIELVKENAPITSEQLADRVGVTRAALRSDLSVLTMTGILEAKPKVGYIYSKKPSYSLLYDYIRNISVENIMSKPIVVDENTNIYDAVVNLFLNDVGTLFIENEGILTGAVSRKDFLKIAIGGTDMRKVPVGIIMTRMPNIIFVERKDSAYLAARKIIEHEVDSLPVVEKFKNDSKDKLKIVGKISKTNITRLFVKMGKNK
- a CDS encoding DUF4342 domain-containing protein, whose amino-acid sequence is MSEITLEKIDIIRERTGVSYADAKEALEACDGNVVDALIYIENNKKTAKDSIYTTRDEFMEWLKDTVKKGNVNRIKIKRDDKVVVDIPVNAGIVATLTALVWPPLIAIGILTAVFTKVTIEITKDDGTVEVVNKIIKNGVKTTVNDVKDKVFDTAASVKDKFAKKHSDETTYRYTVKFDDIDTDDNDSKDKKDDNEDKNEN
- the recO gene encoding DNA repair protein RecO; the encoded protein is MGDGFLTILKTRAVIIKTQDIRENDKIVWLFTEELGKISTIVRGAKKTRNKLFSATLQFCYGDYILYRGKKFYIIDEGSIIDSFQNLLGDLDTLTYASYFCELIDIAMEDHESSRFLFVNLVTALYLMKNNAVDMETLARAFELKILEATGYGINFENCAICRKKINTSNYLSMQYLGGICDECEKTGGLPVKNASFNALKYISKIPLEKVYRINLSREIKGEIYGILKLIISQNYFRKPKSLETLNYISSIKE
- the era gene encoding GTPase Era, with the translated sequence MFKSGFITIVGMPNVGKSTLLNKLIGEKLSIVSCRPQTTRNNIQAILTEKDFQLVFVDTPGIHNPKHKLGEYMVKSAMESLKDVDLVLFLTTPEGKVKNGDRRILQDLKGFKVPVFFVLNKVDENSQDKVAQTLKVYSEEFDFKEYIPISALKGNNIEELKSLIVKYMKEGPKYYPDDMIIDKQERFIISEIIREKALKLLSEEVPHGIAVEIMSMKKNKKGIYNIEATILCEKMSHKGIIIGRGGLMLKKISTYARQDMEKFLDSKVYLNIWVKVKKEWRDSSGLLRELGYKQ